CTTAAGAAAGTTAAAGCATATCCTATTCTCAAAGAGTGGTTCAACAATATTAACAATTGTTTAGTCGTTTGAttgtcaatatttttattttcactttgTCTAATAAACTATGGTTTGTTGCGCTTTTTAGATGATCTAATATCtttatatttaaataattttttgcaagaatgacCTTTGAATGAAGAGCTAAAATATAGACAACTTCGATAATTGAAAATGGGTAGCCTCAACATGAAAAGTTGAGAACATATCCTTACAGAAGGACTGTTAACCCTACAACAAAATCTCCACTTAAATATTGAAAGCAATGAGAGGTGAAACAATAACTACTTCCAGCATGTTACAGTGGGAAGTCCATACCTGCTAATTATTTATACCTTCTTTTTCCTGTGCATAATGTTTTTTACTACTTACTAGTGtcaaactttctcacagttTACCATCTAGCAATGGATTCCAAAGGTAGGCAGCCATGGATTTTAACTTTTCCAAGTAAAAGTAAAGAACATCTCCTTGAAAGAACTTCAGCTGGTAGCAAATAGTTTCACCAGATTTTATGAGCTACAGGTGAAACACAAGTTTATTCGTAAGCAAAAGATATTCCGAAGACAGATTGAAGCAAAGGAAAATCCCGGGACTCTACAATTTCCGGTGTTAATTAGATCGCTAACAAGAAGATTGTTACATTTACTTGTTTTGATATGAAACATGCCCCAATCAGCaatacattgaaaacaaaaatgttgGGGCACAGCTCCTACCagactaaataatatattcaatCAGTATCTCATATAGATTAGAGTTTACAATGATCCGAGGTTCGGTCAAGACTATATATTGGGTTAGTCCCATATCTTACAAACGAGCTGCATTTAGTATCCAGAGGGTGTTCAGTTTGTGAATCACTGACCTTTCTTGAATAGTTTCGTTTCTGTGCTCTGTCAACGGGATGGGTTGATGAGTACGAATCCAAAATAACACCCTTATCCTTGGAAACAAATCTAGTGTGTGGCCtactatttgaaaattttctgcAGGATGCAGAACTGCGAGAATACTCCGGTGCATATAACGTGTTGAAAATTGAAGAGATTGGATCCATATTGCAAGCATCGGCACAATCCACAGTACTGAAAGAGTCTCTAGTACTCTCAGTCGTGAAAGAGGCCTCATCAGAACTTGTAAAAAGGGACCAATCACTTGACGTAGCATCAGAGAACTCCACGCCCATGGGCTCACCATATGTTTCCATCATTGGGAAAACATTCCCGTTAGAACTCCTATGGATGTCATTGGTGGTGCTGTTGCCAAAGCCATTTGCAATCTCTGGCCTGATATCATCTGGTAAATGCTCTGGACTAGCAAATTGGCTGCTGTGTTTGCTTTGGCCTGGCCTTGACTTCTGAGCTTTCGACGTGCATTGATTTTCGAAATTTGGAACTTGCTCCCTGATAGCTTTTCCAGAAAATCCTCTGTGAGGGCGGGGACAAGACCTGGGAAAGAAAGATGAATATGTAGAACACCACCAATTGAACCCCTCCCAGTTCACAACCACCTTAGTTCGTACTATCTACTAAATGCTAATATATTCCAACATACAATCATACGAATGCTAAAACCCCCAATAAAGAAACGGTAAGGAAAGAGATCATGGTGGGTTCTTTTCAATGCCAATAAGACTCACCTCATGTAAAATAAGATATATGCTCCTTCCATCATAACCTGGCTCATTGAAACGGGGTGAACCTGTTTATGAAGTACGACCAACCTTAGGACCCAAATTCATTGAcggaaaataaaacaagaaatatAAACTTCAATCATTCCTTTGTCTGTCAAGCATATGCACCAAGGGAAACCATGTCAACACTCAAAAGGCATAAATGCAAGGAAAGCAAATAAAAGGAATTCTAACCTAGAGATCCCCTTAATATTTACACGCACTCAGCAGGTATATTCAGATTGAACTTCcattttatttgtgtttaaggaaaacaaatttaaaccatTATCACAAAATCCCCAAACCCTTGCTCTAAAATGTTGATTAGAAAAGGCGTTTACCTCAGTGTCATCTATCCTGAACCAATCGCCTCGCATATCTTTCACATATGCCACATAATGTCCAGAGAAAGATGCATTCTGCGTATCCAAATGCACCACAACACCATAGAGCAAGTAAAGAGGAGGAATGTCACCCGTTCCAGTCATAAATGGAATCATATCCAGCATGTCTGGAAAAGTGATGCACTTGTTTATTTTTCCATATTTTCCCTCCTGGTGAAGAACCAGCTGTTATTTAGGATTCCAGCAACAGAAGTAGTGCCCAGCATATAAAACCAGAAAGCCCTACAGTTATCTAGCAGGAAGGTGCCAAATCTGAAAATCCTTTTTTCATGGGTGGAAGTTGGAAGCACGAGATGACTAGGGATTTGAATTGTGATTCGAACCAAAAACCAGAAAATTCTTCACTCTCAAGTCTCAATGCTAAATCTAATCAATACCTGAAATCTCTTCAAGACAATTGTGAGTATATTTGGCGCCTCATGTATGCTCAATTGCTTCCTGGCTCGAACATATGCAGCACACCTTTTCCACAAAAATGTGAGTTTGTAAGTCACTGAAGTTCTAAggtaaaactaaaaactcataCATAACCTGGGTTCTAACAAATACTAAATTTGGGTTACCAGACCTTCCACATCTGTACATGTTTTCTCCATCCAAATCTTCAGGGGTTGTAAACTGAGTCAGCGCATCTTCAAGTGATTCAACCCAACCAAATATCTCTAAGGTAAGATCCATGATGTTCTCATATCGTTCCGACTCATGATGACATCTCAAACACTTGACCTGGTGGCATTAACATTGATATATCCATGATTAGTGTGGGCAAAGAAGAATATAACTTAAAAAACAAGGGAAACAAAGAGCAGTTCGATGAAAAAACGATTTATAACAACTTGAGAAGTGGGAAAATACGCAATAAGCACCTTTGATCTGAGATGTCCGCCAAATGTATGTTGTATAAAAGTTGTTTCTTGCAATCTAGGATCAACCTTGTTTTCACCACCCAGCCCCTCCAAGCATATAGATTGCATTGACGTAACTAGAAGCCTGGATAAATACCGCACACATGATAAACTAAAATTCCTCCCACAAAATTTGAAACTTcgatattttaaatttaatttctaaAGCTGAATACATATGGAGGTTGGTACAGATACAAATGCTTGCACATCAGTATTAAGAAAAGGAACACATAACTGGTAAGTTTAGACAGACCTTAAGAATTCATGTGCATCTTCTTGACTTCCATCACCAATTTGGCAATTGATACTCCTCATATGAAAAAGAATTCGGCTAGGAGAAAGTGGGCCCCCACTTTCTCGTAACATCATCACATGTTGCTCCAGCTCACACATGAGACACCAATCTTTACCACAACCTAATACATATCACAGCAAAAGTGATTCAGATGTGCTTATAAACAAAATGCcgacatgtaaattcattggAAGATTAAAGGGATACGACGAAAGGTAAGTACAGGCTCTTGAATGTGATCTGCGAAGCAAATAGATAATGAGAGGCTTTGTGCAGGTTAAACACTGCAAGACAGCATTTGCATAGCAActgcaagaaaaataaattattattaatcaCGATAACCCAATGATACAACACATCaactatgaaaaaaattaatggtTCAATTTCAGGACTTTATTTATATGAATCTGATTATCAACAACCCATCTGCATCTCCACAAAGTACATTAGTCACCTTTTAGTCAAACTTTATCTCTCTTCTATTACTATTAGTCGTATATTCTTTTATGTATAAAGAAATGTAAAGGTTATCATAAGAATTCAAAATCAGGAAATTACAGGCAGGCTATGCAGACAATCACCAAAAATTACAACACATGAACTAATGTATTACTAGAAGCAGTGCAATGAGATCAATACTTGTTTTACTTCTGATCTAGTCATGCTAATCAACAAAACTTCACCTCTTTATTTTACCGTTAAGTATGAATGGAGTATTCAATTCTAATCTATGAAAGAGTTCAAAAAGAAATTCTAATCCATGAAACTAATAATGCAAACATAAGCTATCATAATTTACCTGTTCCCACAATTCAAAAGGCCCCGAGGTGATAAGTCAAAGAATTCACActgaaagtacttcacaaactcATCATAAGGGAACAGGACCTGAGAGGCAAAGAATACATCAGTGACAAGTCCATTCAACTCAGAATCAGAAAAAGAATATAACTCATGGAGAAGGATAGTAAATAATTCAGGAGATATATTATGGTGATATATTCAAACAGAGATAGTGACCTTCTTAGTTTTCTGTCGGTAACCATTCACTTCGGGGACTTCCTGTCTGGTCAAGTTCTTTGGCTTCTTTAGATCCATCATTTTCATGATCCTACTGTTTGCAATTCCATTGCTACCCTGTGCAGTGGTATCTCTCATTCTAGTTACTTCTGCAGCACAAACATAGAGTTATAGCAACTATGAAGTGCAAAGGTATATTTACAGAGTAGTAGTTCAATAGACTGACTTGAATCTTCAGCAATATGTCCCTGCCTCTCTATCTCTGAGTAACACTGCTCTCCTGAGACTTCCATTGTTGAATTTGGCAATTTAGACACCTTTCTCCCAAGAGAATACGGAGCTCTTTTAACCTTTATGCTAGCCTTCATTGTTGTCATTTCAGCACATTTGAAATCTGTTGTTTCATCATTGGATAATATTTCCCCTTTAAGGGATTTTCCTCCATTTGGAATGAAGTCCAACCCATTTTCATGCACATCTATTCCACTTTTTGAAGAATATGCCGAGGATGTTAATCCAGAGTTGCTTCTTGATTCATATATGTTGCCATTTTGACCTTGAGACTTATCATTCTCATGCACCGTATTTCTTGAAGTAGCTTGTCCCTTCATATAACTATCAGAAATATTGACATTTTGCACCATAGGATTGCCCTCCCCTGCTAACTGAGTGTCATAATTTCTTAACTGCAGCCAACAGTACAACATAATTATCAGACATGAAATCACATAATGTATAGAAAGATTAATGATAGCAGAATAACAAAGTGACACAAACTTTATGCTCCATAAAAACCTCTTTTGATGAATTAACATTAGAAGATTCCAAATGGGTAGTCCAACCAAAAGATGTTTCTTCAGAAGAATCAAATGCAACTCcaactttttttcttaattCTCTCTGGGATTTTCTGGAAACCCGTTTGTCCACACTTCTTCTCTCCGGCATGGAAACTTGAGAGGTATCAACCGAAGAACAGTCAAGCATATCAGGGACACCAGTGCTTGTTGAAGGATAAATTATATTATCAGCTGGTGCTTGCTCTGCTAAAATCTGCTCCATCTTACTCCCAAAGTACTGTGAATTGATGCTGTCATTAGGTAAGAACTTCTCGTGAAATGATTCTCCAAATGAGACAGCCTTAGGAGATGAGCTTGAACAAGTAGGTTCCAACTGCAGACATTCTTGCCTGTGAACTTCCCTCCAATGAATTATTTGACAATTACCAGAACTGCATATAATCCATATAAACATTTAGGGACTGAGATCATGTTTGCACCTTTAGCTCATAAGGAGAAATATTTATTTGATAACACGTTCTTGCTGAAAAGTATCACATGTGTTTGCATGTTTCTGTTTTGCGGTTCTCCTTTTTACCATATTTGGTACAAGACCATGAAATCCCCAAATGAGCTACTTGATTTTAGTTAGCTGAATGTTGCACACTTTTTTTCCCTAGCTCGATCTTTAGTTCAGTGCTTGCATTCTAGTTCCCTTTCACAGAAGACTTTTAAGAGAAATATATATCATCCACAAGCATAATACTCTTTAACTATTAAAGTCACTCTTTCCCCAAAATCTAAATCATGGTttaaggtaaaataaatagataTTTGAGTTCACTGCTTGAATAAGGTGAAGACTAATTTGACCAAAAGGAACCAAAtcaagttttcatttttttctattCCAAAACCACAGTTTGAGCACACAACACAAGCACCGATGTTAGTTTATATTATATAACCAAAGCAAGAAATTAAACAGAAGATACAGCTGTAATAGATCTTGAACAAAACACCAATCCTGTAGTGCATACGTCACAATGGTTGCAAGACTACAATTTTAAATTCAGTTTCAATCTCTTTAATCAGACAAGCATTTTTTTGTATTATTGAAATATAAAGGGAGAATATACTGACAGAAAATCTGTGTTCTTGCTATCAAATTAGAGCATACCAATATCTGACAGATTTGCATCTAGAGCAGCGGGTTGTAGCTGTACTATAGCATCTGGCACATACTTGAAGTCCATTCTTTGAAGGACTTGAGGAAGACACAGGAGGAATAACAGCAGCAACAGCCATTGCTTCTGCTCTGAGAGCTTCTTCTGCAGCCAGTTGAGCAAGCAAACTTACCCTGTCTCTCTTCTTTGATGAATCACTCCATTTTCCAAGTAAAACGTAAGCAACCAAAGGGAGTACAACGAAAACCAGAAACAGGACCGGTATATCAGCTTCCCTTGGCTCAAGCATGTCCTCACCAGCATACTCATGTCCAATACCCCGTCAAAGCCACTAACCGGGAGATGATCTCTCAAagttacaaaatttaaaataaattgacaTCTAGGTCGGCAGCATGAAGCGCAAGATAAATCATATTCCACGGGACCACCACTCCGACCTGTCAAATTTTCAGATTTAAATTTTTACAAAATATAGTTTTGGTTCAAAACATAAAATTCAAGActacatttttcatttttgttcagAACATTACATATATTTACATTCAAATGACTAAATTCTGAGCCTTTGAATTCAAAACAGACTGGTCATTCAACTAAAAAGTAAATATGACCTACATTTACCATAACATTGTTGATATAGCTTGAATCTATTTTGGTTCAATGTGACTATTGTCGTCAAACATTTCATCAGTCCGATAAAACAGAATATACGAAATATTGCTTATCGAAACAATAACAGAACCAATGAACCCTAACGGGTTACAGAAGCAATGTGAACAGCAACAAATCTCTCCCATTTCAGCACACCCATTATTCAAAATCGAAATCTAAGAGAACCGATTTGAGATATTTATCATGTTTTCCCCAATCTTGGCACATACCACGGCATTCTGCTAACCAAATCCCTAAAAGGAGACCCAGCAGTGTTTCACCAAAATGCCAGAAActcaaaatttatctaaaaactTCTGCAAGAACATTACTTTGGCAAACTTACACTTCCACAATTGAACAAACCAGCTAATTATTCCTGTCATTTCAAATTTAATGAGAAAACAAAAGGGAACCCAGTACAGAACAAGCAATGCAAATCTGAGATGTAAGTACAAAATAGTGAAAAACCATTGgaaaagtagagagagagaatggagcAGCTAGAAGAAGCATACCAGATGCCCAAGCAAGAAATCTGAGCCAAACCCAACTCACACTCTGAGCTCTGCTTCCTCCCCTCCACTCTCCtcttctggaaaaaaaaaattggttctTTGATTCCTCAGATGATAAgctcaaacaaaacaaacaaaaactcttctctctctctctctctctctctctggttcTTCACTTCGTACTACGCAACTCACTTTTTAAAGCTCGGTAATTCTCCTCTCCATCCTCGCAAACCCACATCAGTGTGTGCTCATTGAGAATCTGGACACGTGGCGCGGACCCTTTGGACGCCAATCCTTCAGGTGCGCGGCCCACCAGACCCATGTTGCAGAGACATGATAAAAGTTGATTTGATTGATTGGTTTGAGGCCGTAGGATCTAGGCCGGAGGGGGTGGACTAGGGTCAAAAAAATGttcaaatgatttgacaaaaaaaaaaaaaaaaattgtccaaaTGACATGATGGGGAGTTAGGGGTTGGGACCCGCCGGATGACGTTCCCAATAATTTTTAGCAGCGGGCCACGTTAATGGTCGATTTCCCGTGGGATTGAATTGAACTTTCGAAGAGAGGTAATTGTTTGCGGAGGCCAACCGGCCCGACCTGGTGAATTGAAAATTTGAGGGAAGGAGGAGAATCGTACTGCCTTTTTTACAAtaaagaattcaaatttttggGGGATCGTGTGATTTTTATGCCTCAATTTCAATAAGTATGCATGAAAATAAAGTAACTTAGATGGATTAGATATATTGTTGAGGTTCTGATCGATATCGATATATAAGAAACTAAACTCCGTACATGTCAATATCTTACACGATTTTACTTTACCACTTGAACTAATTTCGTAAACCTAACAATGTTTGCAATGTGCTTTTAGACTACATTTTGTTTTCATATGAGTTGCAAAAATAAAATGTATTGATCATGGAAAATGAGTAATTTGTAAATTCAGTATGGATTTTAACTCTAACAATAATGGGTTTTTAACCCTTTTGTAAATTCATTGTGGTGAAAATAATGCGTGTCAAAGTGTAATTTGGTTACAATTAACATGATATTTTTACTTCTACATTTGAGAGTTTAATTTTGACATATTTTATGACTGAAGAATGAGATTTGTAGACACATTTAACTAATGAGCGTAATCTACATAGCTTATAGCTTAGGCTTTTCATGTAGTAACACTATTTGTGGCATATTTGAATCCCTTTTACTATTTAAATATGCTTGTGTCCACTTTTGACCTACTCTATATATCCTTCCCGATGAGGCTGAGCCCCAACTAGTGCAATATGATTTGCCATTTAAATGAAAAGCCTCAAGGGATGGATCCAACCTCAGATTTAGTTTGACACGTTCATTTGTCGAGAAATAACACCTAAATATTTTTTAGCATGTATTGTTATGTAAAAATTTTTACTCCCACATTTGGGAGTTTAATTTCGACATATTCTATTATTGAAAAATGAGATTTGTAGACACCTTTAACTAATGAGTGTAACCTACATAGCTTATAGCTGAAGCTTTTCATGCGGTAACACTATTGTGGCAATATTTGAAGgacctggattgtctgccctcccatttcggtgccctcccgtgctctcctattttgtgtggtcacggttaagccacgtcaacattttatattgtttttttataaaaataataaaacaaaaaataataataatataaaaagttgacgtggtttaaccgtgatcacacaaacaggaatgcaccgaaatgggagggcagacaatccaagtcctatTTGAATCCATTTTACTATTTAAATATGCTCGTTGTGACCACTTTTTACCTACCCTATAGGTCCTTCGCGAATAGGCTAAAGCCCCAATTAGTGCAATTGTAGTACACCTTGCGATCTCACGTGCTTCCGCAATAGGATTTACCATTTAAATGAAAAGCCTCAAGGGATGGATCCAACCTAAGACTTAGTTTGACATGTTCATTTGTCGAGAAATGACGCTTGAAGATTTTCTAGCATGTATTGTTGTGTAGAAATTTTGAACCAAACATCCAATTATCTATCATTTCATGACACTTGACAATCATGTTTTATGTGTGGAATAACTTTGACTTGTTCTGTACGCCCATAAATTTTACTTGGGGTGGGATTATGCGTTTTCCCCTAAATATGACATTACATCAATGTTTCATGTTTTTTCTTTCACAAGGTGATTTGCCATCCGTCCCTTGGGGCAGGGAATACCCTATTAACCTGAGAGCTTAGAGTATGCTTAATTTGAC
This genomic interval from Malus domestica chromosome 05, GDT2T_hap1 contains the following:
- the LOC103419884 gene encoding ubiquitin carboxyl-terminal hydrolase 15-like isoform X1, whose protein sequence is MLEPREADIPVLFLVFVVLPLVAYVLLGKWSDSSKKRDRVSLLAQLAAEEALRAEAMAVAAVIPPVSSSSPSKNGLQVCARCYSTATTRCSRCKSVRYCSGNCQIIHWREVHRQECLQLEPTCSSSSPKAVSFGESFHEKFLPNDSINSQYFGSKMEQILAEQAPADNIIYPSTSTGVPDMLDCSSVDTSQVSMPERRSVDKRVSRKSQRELRKKVGVAFDSSEETSFGWTTHLESSNVNSSKEVFMEHKLRNYDTQLAGEGNPMVQNVNISDSYMKGQATSRNTVHENDKSQGQNGNIYESRSNSGLTSSAYSSKSGIDVHENGLDFIPNGGKSLKGEILSNDETTDFKCAEMTTMKASIKVKRAPYSLGRKVSKLPNSTMEVSGEQCYSEIERQGHIAEDSKVTRMRDTTAQGSNGIANSRIMKMMDLKKPKNLTRQEVPEVNGYRQKTKKVLFPYDEFVKYFQCEFFDLSPRGLLNCGNSCYANAVLQCLTCTKPLIIYLLRRSHSRACCGKDWCLMCELEQHVMMLRESGGPLSPSRILFHMRSINCQIGDGSQEDAHEFLRLLVTSMQSICLEGLGGENKVDPRLQETTFIQHTFGGHLRSKVKCLRCHHESERYENIMDLTLEIFGWVESLEDALTQFTTPEDLDGENMYRCGRCAAYVRARKQLSIHEAPNILTIVLKRFQEGKYGKINKCITFPDMLDMIPFMTGTGDIPPLYLLYGVVVHLDTQNASFSGHYVAYVKDMRGDWFRIDDTEVHPVSMSQVMMEGAYILFYMRSCPRPHRGFSGKAIREQVPNFENQCTSKAQKSRPGQSKHSSQFASPEHLPDDIRPEIANGFGNSTTNDIHRSSNGNVFPMMETYGEPMGVEFSDATSSDWSLFTSSDEASFTTESTRDSFSTVDCADACNMDPISSIFNTLYAPEYSRSSASCRKFSNSRPHTRFVSKDKGVILDSYSSTHPVDRAQKRNYSRKVSDSQTEHPLDTKCSSFVRYGTNPIYSLDRTSDHCKL
- the LOC103419884 gene encoding ubiquitin carboxyl-terminal hydrolase 15-like isoform X2, translating into MLEPREADIPVLFLVFVVLPLVAYVLLGKWSDSSKKRDRVSLLAQLAAEEALRAEAMAVAAVIPPVSSSSPSKNGLQVCARCYSTATTRCSRCKSVRYCSGNCQIIHWREVHRQECLQLEPTCSSSSPKAVSFGESFHEKFLPNDSINSQYFGSKMEQILAEQAPADNIIYPSTSTGVPDMLDCSSVDTSQVSMPERRSVDKRVSRKSQRELRKKVGVAFDSSEETSFGWTTHLESSNVNSSKELRNYDTQLAGEGNPMVQNVNISDSYMKGQATSRNTVHENDKSQGQNGNIYESRSNSGLTSSAYSSKSGIDVHENGLDFIPNGGKSLKGEILSNDETTDFKCAEMTTMKASIKVKRAPYSLGRKVSKLPNSTMEVSGEQCYSEIERQGHIAEDSKVTRMRDTTAQGSNGIANSRIMKMMDLKKPKNLTRQEVPEVNGYRQKTKKVLFPYDEFVKYFQCEFFDLSPRGLLNCGNSCYANAVLQCLTCTKPLIIYLLRRSHSRACCGKDWCLMCELEQHVMMLRESGGPLSPSRILFHMRSINCQIGDGSQEDAHEFLRLLVTSMQSICLEGLGGENKVDPRLQETTFIQHTFGGHLRSKVKCLRCHHESERYENIMDLTLEIFGWVESLEDALTQFTTPEDLDGENMYRCGRCAAYVRARKQLSIHEAPNILTIVLKRFQEGKYGKINKCITFPDMLDMIPFMTGTGDIPPLYLLYGVVVHLDTQNASFSGHYVAYVKDMRGDWFRIDDTEVHPVSMSQVMMEGAYILFYMRSCPRPHRGFSGKAIREQVPNFENQCTSKAQKSRPGQSKHSSQFASPEHLPDDIRPEIANGFGNSTTNDIHRSSNGNVFPMMETYGEPMGVEFSDATSSDWSLFTSSDEASFTTESTRDSFSTVDCADACNMDPISSIFNTLYAPEYSRSSASCRKFSNSRPHTRFVSKDKGVILDSYSSTHPVDRAQKRNYSRKVSDSQTEHPLDTKCSSFVRYGTNPIYSLDRTSDHCKL
- the LOC103419884 gene encoding ubiquitin carboxyl-terminal hydrolase 15-like isoform X4 yields the protein MLEPREADIPVLFLVFVVLPLVAYVLLGKWSDSSKKRDRVSLLAQLAAEEALRAEAMAVAAVIPPVSSSSPSKNGLQVCARCYSTATTRCSRCKSVRYCSGNCQIIHWREVHRQECLQLEPTCSSSSPKAVSFGESFHEKFLPNDSINSQYFGSKMEQILAEQAPADNIIYPSTSTGVPDMLDCSSVDTSQVSMPERRSVDKRVSRKSQRELRKKVGVAFDSSEETSFGWTTHLESSNVNSSKELRNYDTQLAGEGNPMVQNVNISDSYMKGQATSRNTVHENDKSQGQNGNIYESRSNSGLTSSAYSSKSGIDVHENGLDFIPNGGKSLKGEILSNDETTDFKCAEMTTMKASIKVKRAPYSLGRKVSKLPNSTMEVSGEQCYSEIERQGHIAEDSKVTRMRDTTAQGSNGIANSRIMKMMDLKKPKNLTRQEVPEVNGYRQKTKKVLFPYDEFVKYFQCEFFDLSPRGLLNCGNSCYANAVLQCLTCTKPLIIYLLRRSHSRACCGKDWCLMCELEQHVMMLRESGGPLSPSRILFHMRSINCQIGDGSQEDAHEFLRLLVTSMQSICLEGLGGENKVDPRLQETTFIQHTFGGHLRSKVKCLRCHHESERYENIMDLTLEIFGWVESLEDALTQFTTPEDLDGENMYRCGRCAAYVRARKQLSIHEAPNILTIVLKRFQEGKYGKINKCITFPDMLDMIPFMTGTGDIPPLYLLYGVVVHLDTQNASFSGHYVAYVKDMRGDWFRIDDTEVHPVSMSQVMMEGAYILFYMREQVPNFENQCTSKAQKSRPGQSKHSSQFASPEHLPDDIRPEIANGFGNSTTNDIHRSSNGNVFPMMETYGEPMGVEFSDATSSDWSLFTSSDEASFTTESTRDSFSTVDCADACNMDPISSIFNTLYAPEYSRSSASCRKFSNSRPHTRFVSKDKGVILDSYSSTHPVDRAQKRNYSRKVSDSQTEHPLDTKCSSFVRYGTNPIYSLDRTSDHCKL
- the LOC103419884 gene encoding ubiquitin carboxyl-terminal hydrolase 15-like isoform X3; translation: MLEPREADIPVLFLVFVVLPLVAYVLLGKWSDSSKKRDRVSLLAQLAAEEALRAEAMAVAAVIPPVSSSSPSKNGLQVCARCYSTATTRCSRCKSVRYCSGNCQIIHWREVHRQECLQLEPTCSSSSPKAVSFGESFHEKFLPNDSINSQYFGSKMEQILAEQAPADNIIYPSTSTGVPDMLDCSSVDTSQVSMPERRSVDKRVSRKSQRELRKKVGVAFDSSEETSFGWTTHLESSNVNSSKEVFMEHKLRNYDTQLAGEGNPMVQNVNISDSYMKGQATSRNTVHENDKSQGQNGNIYESRSNSGLTSSAYSSKSGIDVHENGLDFIPNGGKSLKGEILSNDETTDFKCAEMTTMKASIKVKRAPYSLGRKVSKLPNSTMEVSGEQCYSEIERQGHIAEDSKVTRMRDTTAQGSNGIANSRIMKMMDLKKPKNLTRQEVPEVNGYRQKTKKVLFPYDEFVKYFQCEFFDLSPRGLLNCGNSCYANAVLQCLTCTKPLIIYLLRRSHSRACCGKDWCLMCELEQHVMMLRESGGPLSPSRILFHMRSINCQIGDGSQEDAHEFLRLLVTSMQSICLEGLGGENKVDPRLQETTFIQHTFGGHLRSKVKCLRCHHESERYENIMDLTLEIFGWVESLEDALTQFTTPEDLDGENMYRCGRCAAYVRARKQLSIHEAPNILTIVLKRFQEGKYGKINKCITFPDMLDMIPFMTGTGDIPPLYLLYGVVVHLDTQNASFSGHYVAYVKDMRGDWFRIDDTEVHPVSMSQVMMEGAYILFYMREQVPNFENQCTSKAQKSRPGQSKHSSQFASPEHLPDDIRPEIANGFGNSTTNDIHRSSNGNVFPMMETYGEPMGVEFSDATSSDWSLFTSSDEASFTTESTRDSFSTVDCADACNMDPISSIFNTLYAPEYSRSSASCRKFSNSRPHTRFVSKDKGVILDSYSSTHPVDRAQKRNYSRKVSDSQTEHPLDTKCSSFVRYGTNPIYSLDRTSDHCKL